A DNA window from Ignavibacteriales bacterium contains the following coding sequences:
- a CDS encoding MBL fold metallo-hydrolase, with amino-acid sequence MMKIQFWGTRGSIPSPGKSTVKYGGNTSCVEVRVREHILIFDAGTGIRDLGNQLLNEFKLEPVTLHLFISHTHWDHIQGFPFFMPAYNKNFQINVYGPPARYKSLNELFKSQMESEYFPVPLGGLNAQIVMQEVRGPFRIGDLQITPFYLNHPAITFAYKIFDGKKTFVYATDNEPYRYTHRAPRKNPLAAQYGAELDQKFIDFISEADFIVSEGQYTLEEYRSKIGWGHSPIESIVEFAIKANVKQLALYHHDPAHDDASIDALVKYTQKLLATQKSSIHCFGAAEGMEIQLA; translated from the coding sequence ATGATGAAGATTCAATTTTGGGGAACACGGGGATCTATTCCCTCACCGGGTAAATCGACGGTGAAGTACGGCGGTAACACTTCCTGCGTGGAAGTGCGTGTTAGAGAACATATACTCATTTTTGACGCAGGCACGGGCATCCGGGACCTTGGCAATCAGCTTCTTAATGAATTTAAATTGGAGCCAGTCACACTCCATCTCTTCATTAGCCATACACATTGGGATCATATTCAAGGATTTCCTTTTTTCATGCCGGCGTACAACAAAAACTTTCAGATCAATGTGTACGGCCCGCCAGCGCGCTATAAAAGTCTTAACGAATTATTTAAATCCCAGATGGAATCAGAATATTTTCCGGTACCATTAGGCGGCTTAAACGCACAGATCGTTATGCAGGAAGTCCGCGGACCGTTCCGTATCGGCGATTTGCAAATAACTCCGTTCTATTTAAACCATCCCGCGATAACGTTCGCTTACAAAATATTCGATGGGAAAAAAACATTCGTCTATGCTACAGATAACGAACCTTATCGGTACACACATCGTGCTCCTCGTAAAAATCCGCTTGCTGCGCAGTATGGCGCAGAGCTGGACCAGAAGTTCATCGATTTTATCAGTGAGGCTGATTTCATCGTGAGTGAAGGGCAATACACTTTGGAAGAATACAGGTCAAAGATAGGTTGGGGACACTCACCTATCGAATCGATTGTAGAGTTTGCGATTAAGGCAAATGTGAAGCAGTTGGCTCTGTACCACCACGACCCAGCACACGACGATGCCTCAATTGATGCATTGGTAAAGTACACACAAAAATTACTTGCAACACAAAAGTCTTCAATACATTGTTTCGGTGCTGCTGAAGGAATGGAAATACAGTTGGCGTAA